In one window of Bdellovibrio bacteriovorus W DNA:
- a CDS encoding Mg-protoporphyrin IX monomethyl ester oxidative cyclase (COG1032 Fe-S oxidoreductase), with amino-acid sequence MANLNELQERAEIQEFTIQKDPRDIAEIIVKQKPKILGLSVYIWNAQESLTLVSLIKKVAPEIVIVLGGPEVSHESEGQSICQIADFTIKGEADFLFYEFCRDFLMEGKLPDKKILSGMLPDIKQIKMPYDLYTDEDIKNRVIYVEVSRGCPYRCEYCLSSLDKSVRNFDLSDFLAHMQSLLDRGARQFKFIDRTFNLTPLTCITILQFFYSQIHLGLFLHFEMVPDRLPLEIRDLVKKFPPGSLQFEIGIQTWNPEVAKLVSRRNDYTKVKDNFHFLANETGVHTHADLIAGLPGEDIHSFAEGFDTLSALRPNEIQVGILKRLKGAPIARHDLEWEMVYSDQPPFQILRTKSMDFETLQIMNRFAKYWDLYANSGVFKKFVDILRAQAEKEEDKSFFWEFYRFNDFLSQRYAQSYGISQTSLFESAYIYLIDYLDHSEESAQEIILEDYRATGKSELPKFFNRSQGPKAPRQPRPHIPKRQQRHLAGANSQ; translated from the coding sequence ATGGCCAATCTCAATGAACTTCAGGAACGCGCTGAAATTCAGGAGTTCACCATTCAAAAAGATCCCCGCGACATCGCTGAGATCATTGTAAAACAGAAGCCCAAGATCCTTGGACTGAGTGTTTACATTTGGAATGCCCAAGAGTCCCTGACACTTGTTTCATTAATCAAAAAAGTAGCCCCAGAGATTGTCATTGTTCTAGGGGGTCCAGAAGTTAGCCACGAGTCTGAAGGGCAAAGTATTTGTCAAATTGCGGACTTCACAATCAAAGGCGAAGCTGATTTCTTGTTTTATGAGTTCTGTAGAGATTTTTTAATGGAAGGCAAACTTCCGGATAAAAAGATTCTTTCTGGAATGCTCCCCGATATTAAGCAAATTAAAATGCCCTATGATCTCTACACGGATGAAGATATTAAAAACCGCGTGATTTACGTGGAAGTTTCTCGTGGTTGTCCTTACCGCTGTGAGTACTGCCTATCTTCACTCGACAAGTCGGTGCGCAATTTCGACCTTTCTGACTTCTTAGCACACATGCAAAGCTTGCTGGACCGCGGAGCAAGACAATTTAAGTTTATTGATAGAACCTTCAACTTAACCCCTCTCACATGCATCACGATTTTGCAGTTCTTTTACTCACAAATTCATTTGGGACTTTTTCTCCATTTTGAAATGGTGCCGGATCGTCTGCCTTTAGAAATCCGTGATCTGGTTAAGAAGTTTCCACCAGGGTCTTTACAGTTTGAGATTGGAATTCAAACTTGGAATCCTGAGGTGGCTAAACTTGTAAGTCGTCGTAATGACTATACGAAGGTTAAGGATAATTTTCATTTTCTCGCAAATGAAACAGGTGTCCATACCCATGCCGATCTTATTGCCGGCCTTCCGGGGGAAGACATTCATAGCTTTGCTGAAGGGTTTGATACTCTCTCCGCCCTTCGCCCGAATGAGATTCAAGTTGGTATCTTGAAAAGACTTAAAGGCGCTCCTATCGCACGCCATGACCTTGAATGGGAAATGGTCTATTCAGATCAACCCCCATTTCAAATTCTGCGCACCAAGAGCATGGACTTTGAAACTTTGCAGATCATGAATAGATTCGCAAAGTATTGGGACTTGTATGCGAACTCTGGAGTGTTTAAAAAATTCGTAGATATCCTGCGCGCGCAGGCTGAAAAAGAAGAAGATAAGTCTTTCTTCTGGGAGTTCTATCGCTTTAACGACTTCTTGTCCCAGCGATACGCTCAATCCTATGGAATTTCGCAAACGAGTCTATTTGAGTCGGCCTATATTTATTTAATAGACTACCTTGATCACTCTGAAGAATCTGCTCAAGAAATTATTCTTGAAGACTACAGAGCTACGGGAAAATCAGAGCTGCCTAAGTTCTTTAACAGATCTCAAGGCCCCAAAGCTCCTCGCCAACCTCGTCCGCATATTCCTAAACGTCAGCAGCGCCATTTAGCCGGAGCCAACTCACAGTGA